The Rhizobium rosettiformans genomic sequence CTTCGCCACCGACTGGCCGGTTTCCCCGCTCCCGCCACTCAGCTGCATCGGCGATGCTCTGACCCGAAAGCCCTGGGCGGACGACGTGCCGGATCACCGCCTCAGCCTGCAAGAAACGCTTGCCGCCTATACCCGCACCAGCGCCTGGGTCGAATACATGGAAGACCGAAAGGGCGTGCTGAAACCGGGATATCTGGCGGATGTTGTCGTCCTCTCCGGCGATATCGAAGCGACGTCACCGGACAACATCGCCTTGCTATCGCCTGTTCTCACCATCTGCGACGGCCGCGTCACTTTCGAAGGCGGAGGGGGTCGATGAGCGAGGCAGCGCAAGCGTCCACTGATTCAGCGAACAGTGCAACGACACGCGGGCGACCACCGGGCGCGACCCGCAAGGGTCTCGAAACCCGCGTCCGCATCATCAAGGGCGCCCGCGAGGCGCTCGAAGACGGCGGCATGGAGGCCTTGACCACACGCCGCATCGCAGCTTCTGCCGGCGTCAAGCTCGCGACGCTGCACTACTACTTCGACAGCAAGGAAAGCCTGCTACTCGCCGTGCTCGAAGACCTGATCGCGGATATGGATGCGGCCTATCGCGCGGATGTCGACCTGCCACCGGCGCCCGAGGACCGGGTCGAAGCCCTGATCCGCGCCAGCTGGCGCTACATCCAGCGCACCCGAAACAAGCAGATCGCCCAAACCGAGCTGACGCTCTACGCGCTGCGGACCAAAGGCTCCGAATGGCTCGCGGCAAGACAGTACAACGCCTATATCGATTTCTACGGCCACCTCGTTTTCGAGGATGACAGCGATGAAGAGCTACGCCGCATCGGCCGAGCCGTCGGTCGCCAGATGCTGATCGGCATCGACGGTATCATCCTGCAGAGCTATGCCCTGCAGGATCTCACGGCATCGAATGACGACATCGAAGCCCTGATCATCGCCATGCGCGGCTATCTTCGCCGCCTCATGGCCGAGCGCGGCAAGGCACGCTAGCCAAGGTTCCAGATGCCTCTGGCATTGCCGGAGAAAAGCTTGTCCTTCTCTTCTCTCGTGCAGCCATGCAGCAGCGCCTGCGTCGTCGCGACCCAAGTCGACAGCCCCCCGCCGAGTGTACAGACCGGCCAGTCCGAGCCCCAGATCGCGCGACCGAAACCGAACGCGCCGATCGTGTGGTCGAAATAGGGTTTGAGATCTTCCAGCGTCCAGCTCTCGAGATCGCCATAGGCCGGAATGCCGGAGATCTTCACGCGGACATTGTCGCGCTTGGCAATGTCAGTGATCCCGGTCTTCCAGATGTCATAACCATGCCCCTTGATGTCGGGCACGCCGCAATGGTCGAGGATGAAGGTGACATCGGGCGCGAGATCGACGAGTGCCTTCGCCTTGTCGATCTGATGCGGCAGCATGCAGAGATCGAAGGTGAGGCCTGTCGCGCCCAAACGCTTCACGTTCTCCCGGAACAGCGCGCCCTCGGACACATCGTCGGGCACGACATGCAGAACGCGGCGGAAACCTTTGACGAACGGGTTTGCCAGCTGTGCATCGAGATAGGCGGCAAAGCCGGGATCTTCCGGCCGGCAGGAGGCGATCACACCCTGGATGAGGCTATGAGGCGCCTGCGACAACTCCTGGACCATGGCGGTTTCACCGGGGATGTCCTCGGGCGCAACATCCACTTCCATATGCAGCACCGAGGAGATCCCGAGCCTCTTCGCCTCCCGTGCATAGGTCTGCCAGGTGAAATCGGCATCGAGGGCCGGAACGTCCTTCAGCCAAGGATAGCTGAGCCTGTCGCGGTAGATGAGATGCAGATGGGTATCGATGATCATGTGTGGCCTCCCAAGGCAACTTAAACTGATGGAGTGTCCCCGGTTTCGCCACCAAGACCAGCACCGGCAAGCTCGGAAATCCGACGTGCCGTTTCCCGCAGCGCCTCCAGCGTCCGCGGGATATCAGGCGCGTCGGGCTGATTGATGATGCCGATATAGGGGACGGTCAGCGCGCCCAGAGCTTCGCCGTCTGCGCTCAGGATCGGCGCCGACAGGTTGGTGACGCCGGCGGTCTGGGCACTCGGCATCATCTCGTAGCCGCGTGCGCGGATCTCATCGAGGTGGCGAGCAAAGGCCTCGGTCAAGCGTCCCTCCGGCCCGCCGCTCGCGACATGTTCGGCCACCATCATCGCCCGCACGTCCGGACTGCGATAGGCAAGCAGCACATGACCCGACCCGGTATCGAACAGGCCCATGCGCGAGCCGACCCGCATCGAGATGCCCCAATAGCCAGGCGCCTCTAGCTGCGCGATGACGACCGGATGGCCGCGATCATAGACGACGATATGGTTCTCCTGCCGGGTCACTTCCGCAAGCTCGCGCATCAGCGGCATGGCAAGCGACGCGAGCCGCCGGGTCGGCGCATGCAGGTGCGCAAGCCCGAAGAGCTTGAGCGTCAGCACATAGCGATCGCCGTCCAGCCGCGCGACATAGCCGCGTTTCACCAGCCGATCGAGCATCCGGTAGAATTCATTCGGGCTGCGGTCGAGCTTCTTGGCGATCTCCGCCTGACTGAGCCCCCCGTCGACGCCGGCCAAGAGCTCAATGATATCTAGCCCCTTGTCGAGAGCCGGCGCCCGATAACGATCCTGGTCGAGGTCATTCACGCTTTTCTCTCCCTGAAGTTCGACGACTGACCTTGACGTTCATGAATAAATGTTTTGCATATGAATGATGCTCGCATCGACGGCCGGAATATGCAAGGGTCGCGTGACGAGGGATCGGCTGGAGGAGCCAAGAGCATGTATCTGCCTCTGAAGAACAAGCATGTTTTGGTGACGGCTGCCGGCCAGGGTATCGGCCGCGCGAGCGCCATCGCCTTTGCCCGCGCCGGCGCGACCGTCGTCGCGACCGACATCAACACCGAGACTCTGGCGATACTGGACGGCGAGGCCGGCATCACGACGCGCCAGCTGGACGTCCTGAAGGACGACGCGGTCAAGGCCGTGGTCGGAGAGACAGGACCCTTCGATGTGCTGTTCAATTGCGCCGGTGTCGTGCATGGCGGCACCATCATGGACATGGCCGACAAGGATCTCGACTTTGCACTCGACCTCAATGTCCGCGCGATGATCCGCACAATCCGTGCCGTGCTACCTGCCATGCTGGAGAAGGGCGACGGCTCCATCATCAACATGGCATCGGTCGCCAGCTCCGTGAAGGGCGTGCCGAACCGCTGCGCCTATACCGTCACCAAGGCCGCTGTGGTGGGGCTCACCAAATCCGTCGCCGCCGACTATGTGACGCAAGGGATCCGCTGCAACGCGATCTGCCCCGGCACGGTCGAAAGCCCGTCGCTGCAGGATCGCATGCGCGCTCAAGGCGACTATGATGCCGCCCGCGCCGCCTTCATTGCCCGCCAGCCCATGGGGCGGCTGGGCACCCCGGAAGAAATCGCCGACCTCGCCGTCTACATCGCCGGCGCTACCTATACCTCGGGCCAAGCCTTCGCCATCGACGGCGGCTGGACCATCTAATTCTGAAGAAGGAAGAAACCCATGAAACTCATGCGCGTCGGCCCACTCGGCCAGGAAAAGCCTGCGATCCTCGATAAGGACGGCAAGGTTCGTGACCTCTCGGCTCATGTGAGCGATATCGGCGGTGCGGCTATATCCCCGGAAGGTCTGGCGAAGATCGCCGCTATCGACCCAGCCTCGCTGCCTGAGATCGCTGCGGACCGGATCGGCGCCTGCGTCTCTGGCACCGGCAAGTTCATCTGCATTGGCCTCAACTATTCCGATCACGCCGCAGAAACCGGTGCCGCTGTGCCGCCGGAGCCGGTGATCTTCATGAAAGCAACCTCCGCCATCTGCGGCCCGAACGACGACGTGCTTATCCCCCGCGGTTCGGAGAAGACCGACTGGGAAGTTGAGCTTGGCGTGGTCATCGGAAAGACCGCGAAATACGTCTCGGAAGCGGACGCCATGGACTACGTCGCCGGCTACTGCGTCTCCCACGACGTTTCCGAACGCGCCTTCCAGACAGAGCGCGCGGGCCAGTGGACCAAGGGCAAGTCCTGCGACACCTTCGGCCCCATCGGCCCCTGGCTTGTCACCAAGGACGAAATCGCAGATCCGCAGAACCTCAAAATGTGGCTCTCGGTGAATGGCAAGATGATGCAGGACGGCTCGTCCAAGACCATGGTCTATGGCGTTGCCCACCTCGTTTCCTATCTGAGCCAGTTCATGAGCCTGCATCCCGGCGACGTCATCTCCACCGGCACGCCTCCGGGCGTCGGCCTCGGCATGAAGCCGCCGCAGTTCCTGAAGGCCGGCGATGTGGTCGAACTCGGCATCGAGGGTCTCGGTACGCAGAAGCAGACCTTCAAGGCGGATGTTTGAGGTCAGTCGGTAGGACCGTTGTTGACCCCGCCCATGTGGCGGGGTTTTGCGTTTTTGCGCCATGCATGGGGCCTGATGTTGGCGACGCTCTGTCCATGTGGACTTGTCCTGGTTCGCCCACTATCTTGTAAGCAGGTATCACCCAGTAGTCTGGAGCGACCATGGCGACCTCGCTGAAGATCGATGACGCATTAAAAGAGCGGGTGCAGCAACTGGCCAACGACCGCAAACGCTCGGCGCATGGACTGATGCTGGAAGCGATTGAGCAGTATGTGGAGCGTGAGGAGGCCCGTGAGACCTTCACGCGAGAGGCACTGGCATCCTGGACGGCTTTCAAGGAAACGGGCCGCCACCTGACACTGGAGGAAGTTGGCGACTGGCTCGAAACCTGGGGCACAGCCGACGAAAAACCGGTGCCCGAGTGCCACGAGTAATCGTGACAGAGGGAGCAGCTATTGGCTTGGAGCGATGCCGTCGCTTCCTTCAGGCAGGGTCGGCGGAGGCAGCTCAGAAAGCAGCCAGGGAAATCAAACGACAATTCAAGCTGCTGGCGAGCCAACCGCACATCGGAAGACCAATGCAACGCGCGCCCGCGATTAGGGAATTGAGCATTCCTTTTGGCACCTCGGGCTATGTGGCCCTTTATCGTTATGAAGCGCTGGAGGAGGCAGTCTACATCCTGGCATTCAGGCATCAGCGCGAAGCGGGATATTGATGATGCGACAAGCTGATTGCCATCCGCGCACATCAACAAAAAGCCGGCCGCCCCACCCGGCCATTGTAGCAGTCACACCTGACCCAGATCAGAACCGATAGTTCAGACCGACGCGCAAGATATGGCTGGACGGTTCCGACCGATAGCTGTCTAGCGGACTGACCGTGCCCAGAGGAGAGGTCCGTGAGACATAATCGGTGTAGAGATATTCGGCCTTGAAGCTCAGGGCATCCGTCATGGCGTATTCCGCCCCCACGCCGGTGACGAAACCCAGATAGGTCTGCTTGTCATCGCCAATGGCTGCGCCGACCACCGGATCGACACCGCCCTGGCCGCGTGCGACGGCGAGACCGCCGGTCACGTAGAGCAGTGTGCGATCCATGGCGACGCCGACACGGGCGCGTGCCGTTCCCTGCAAGCCGAGCTCATAATAGCAGGTCTGAGAAGGAAAACCCTGGCAGGACTGGTCTCCCTTGACCTTGGCCCAGGAGACATCGCCTTCCACGCCATAGACCATGTTGCCGTTCTGGATGTTGTATCCGGCCGTAACGCCGGCAACACCGCCCCGAAGGGTCGTGTCCGAACCCAGAGTGCCGGATCCTGTCTCGGTCTTCACCTCGCCGACCGCGCCGCCACCGACGACGCCGACATAACCGCCGCTCCAGTCGTGAATGATGTCTGCCACGGCAGTTTGCGAAGACAAGGGAGGTGACGAATCCGCCAAACCGAAGTCGGCGGCTGAGACTGTGGTGCAATGCAGGCCAGCACAGAGGCTGGCGAATAAGAATCTGGTGCTCACGAAAACTCCTGGCGCTGAACAACCGCCTCTGCGCGGCGCAATGCTGGCGTCCGGTTCTCGCCTGCTCCCGCAAAGATAGAAAAAAGCCGGGCGTC encodes the following:
- a CDS encoding TetR/AcrR family transcriptional regulator; this encodes MSEAAQASTDSANSATTRGRPPGATRKGLETRVRIIKGAREALEDGGMEALTTRRIAASAGVKLATLHYYFDSKESLLLAVLEDLIADMDAAYRADVDLPPAPEDRVEALIRASWRYIQRTRNKQIAQTELTLYALRTKGSEWLAARQYNAYIDFYGHLVFEDDSDEELRRIGRAVGRQMLIGIDGIILQSYALQDLTASNDDIEALIIAMRGYLRRLMAERGKAR
- a CDS encoding amidohydrolase family protein, whose amino-acid sequence is MIIDTHLHLIYRDRLSYPWLKDVPALDADFTWQTYAREAKRLGISSVLHMEVDVAPEDIPGETAMVQELSQAPHSLIQGVIASCRPEDPGFAAYLDAQLANPFVKGFRRVLHVVPDDVSEGALFRENVKRLGATGLTFDLCMLPHQIDKAKALVDLAPDVTFILDHCGVPDIKGHGYDIWKTGITDIAKRDNVRVKISGIPAYGDLESWTLEDLKPYFDHTIGAFGFGRAIWGSDWPVCTLGGGLSTWVATTQALLHGCTREEKDKLFSGNARGIWNLG
- a CDS encoding IclR family transcriptional regulator; the protein is MNDLDQDRYRAPALDKGLDIIELLAGVDGGLSQAEIAKKLDRSPNEFYRMLDRLVKRGYVARLDGDRYVLTLKLFGLAHLHAPTRRLASLAMPLMRELAEVTRQENHIVVYDRGHPVVIAQLEAPGYWGISMRVGSRMGLFDTGSGHVLLAYRSPDVRAMMVAEHVASGGPEGRLTEAFARHLDEIRARGYEMMPSAQTAGVTNLSAPILSADGEALGALTVPYIGIINQPDAPDIPRTLEALRETARRISELAGAGLGGETGDTPSV
- a CDS encoding SDR family oxidoreductase translates to MYLPLKNKHVLVTAAGQGIGRASAIAFARAGATVVATDINTETLAILDGEAGITTRQLDVLKDDAVKAVVGETGPFDVLFNCAGVVHGGTIMDMADKDLDFALDLNVRAMIRTIRAVLPAMLEKGDGSIINMASVASSVKGVPNRCAYTVTKAAVVGLTKSVAADYVTQGIRCNAICPGTVESPSLQDRMRAQGDYDAARAAFIARQPMGRLGTPEEIADLAVYIAGATYTSGQAFAIDGGWTI
- a CDS encoding fumarylacetoacetate hydrolase family protein, with amino-acid sequence MKLMRVGPLGQEKPAILDKDGKVRDLSAHVSDIGGAAISPEGLAKIAAIDPASLPEIAADRIGACVSGTGKFICIGLNYSDHAAETGAAVPPEPVIFMKATSAICGPNDDVLIPRGSEKTDWEVELGVVIGKTAKYVSEADAMDYVAGYCVSHDVSERAFQTERAGQWTKGKSCDTFGPIGPWLVTKDEIADPQNLKMWLSVNGKMMQDGSSKTMVYGVAHLVSYLSQFMSLHPGDVISTGTPPGVGLGMKPPQFLKAGDVVELGIEGLGTQKQTFKADV
- a CDS encoding CopG family ribbon-helix-helix protein, whose protein sequence is MATSLKIDDALKERVQQLANDRKRSAHGLMLEAIEQYVEREEARETFTREALASWTAFKETGRHLTLEEVGDWLETWGTADEKPVPECHE
- a CDS encoding type II toxin-antitoxin system RelE/ParE family toxin; the protein is MTEGAAIGLERCRRFLQAGSAEAAQKAAREIKRQFKLLASQPHIGRPMQRAPAIRELSIPFGTSGYVALYRYEALEEAVYILAFRHQREAGY
- a CDS encoding outer membrane protein, with the translated sequence MADIIHDWSGGYVGVVGGGAVGEVKTETGSGTLGSDTTLRGGVAGVTAGYNIQNGNMVYGVEGDVSWAKVKGDQSCQGFPSQTCYYELGLQGTARARVGVAMDRTLLYVTGGLAVARGQGGVDPVVGAAIGDDKQTYLGFVTGVGAEYAMTDALSFKAEYLYTDYVSRTSPLGTVSPLDSYRSEPSSHILRVGLNYRF